In the genome of Afifella aestuarii, one region contains:
- a CDS encoding LysR family transcriptional regulator encodes MNITLKQVRYFIAVASGQSVSLAARDLHISQSAITVALKQLEQEVGAALFLRTPRGMVLTQEGHQFLRHSERIMAVVADAGRALKVREPTGGGTLTIGVTALVAGYYLADLLARYQRVYPEVDVKVVEDQQRFLEHLLIGGEIDVGLLISSALANRDALASDTLLRSPYLVWLPANHRLLALDEPSLSDLADQPLVQLTTDDMHAITQRHWREAGIKPRTVLRTSSVEAIRSLVGTGIGLAVLPDMTYRPWSLEGDRVEVRPLKEVFPTIDIGLTWRKGSLLPEPARAFIELAREQAKLRARQSRPGR; translated from the coding sequence ATGAACATCACGCTGAAGCAGGTGCGCTATTTCATAGCTGTCGCCAGCGGCCAGTCGGTGTCGCTTGCAGCGCGCGATCTGCACATCTCGCAATCGGCGATCACCGTCGCATTGAAGCAGCTGGAGCAGGAAGTGGGGGCGGCGCTCTTCCTGCGCACCCCGCGGGGCATGGTGCTGACCCAGGAGGGTCACCAATTCCTGCGCCACTCGGAGCGCATCATGGCGGTCGTGGCCGATGCCGGGCGCGCGCTCAAGGTTCGCGAGCCAACCGGCGGCGGAACCTTGACGATCGGCGTGACGGCGCTCGTCGCAGGCTATTATCTCGCCGACCTTCTGGCGCGCTATCAGCGCGTTTATCCGGAGGTCGACGTCAAGGTCGTGGAAGACCAGCAGCGCTTCCTTGAGCATCTCTTGATCGGCGGCGAAATCGATGTCGGCCTTCTCATCTCCTCGGCGCTTGCAAATCGGGACGCTCTTGCCAGCGACACCTTGCTGCGTTCGCCCTATCTCGTCTGGCTGCCGGCCAATCATCGGCTGTTGGCGCTCGACGAGCCGTCGCTCAGCGATCTCGCGGACCAGCCGCTGGTGCAGCTCACCACCGACGACATGCACGCGATCACGCAGCGGCATTGGCGCGAGGCCGGCATCAAGCCGCGGACCGTCCTGCGAACGAGTTCGGTGGAGGCGATCCGCTCGCTCGTCGGAACCGGCATCGGCCTCGCAGTTCTCCCCGACATGACCTACCGCCCGTGGTCGCTCGAGGGCGATCGCGTCGAGGTTCGCCCTTTGAAAGAGGTTTTTCCGACGATCGATATCGGCCTCACCTGGCGGAAGGGAAGCCTTCTCCCGGAGCCGGCGCGGGCCTTCATCGAGCTTGCCCGTGAGCAGGCGAAGCTGCGCGCCCGCCAGTCGCGGCCGGGCCGATAA
- a CDS encoding LacI family DNA-binding transcriptional regulator — protein sequence MSDATFDDVLRIASPEADSQAEHGPVRIEEVARLAQVSPITVSRALRRPQMVSAVRRERIMKAVEETGYSSNPHAKALKSGRSDIVAAFVSNILSEQFSLAIEGLSDVLEAAGFQVALGRTSYSYGRETTLIRSLTAIRPAAVFITGVMELESNRTFLRNMGIPIVESWALARDPIDMLVGFSNADGARMVAEHFAAKGYRKVAFIGRSGGRGMLRLNSFAESCERLGLKLCRCISRDTVSGIPEGRQAMQDLIGEGSDVDAVFCASDLLAIGALLEARGRGLDVPGDIAIAGFGDSTLAEEIMPGLTTIAADTRKLGAVAGQMLLDRLQETQPEETRARHAIRNIPLRLIERGST from the coding sequence ATGAGCGACGCGACATTCGACGACGTCTTGCGAATCGCTTCGCCCGAGGCGGACAGCCAGGCCGAACACGGGCCGGTCCGCATCGAGGAGGTGGCGCGCCTCGCCCAGGTCTCTCCGATCACCGTGTCGCGTGCTCTGCGTCGGCCGCAGATGGTGTCCGCGGTGCGCCGCGAACGCATCATGAAGGCGGTCGAGGAGACCGGATATTCCTCAAATCCCCACGCCAAGGCGCTGAAGAGCGGCCGCTCCGACATCGTCGCCGCCTTCGTCTCCAATATCCTGAGCGAGCAGTTCAGCCTCGCCATCGAAGGCCTGTCCGACGTCTTGGAGGCGGCCGGTTTTCAGGTCGCGCTCGGCCGCACCTCCTACTCTTACGGACGAGAGACGACGCTGATCCGTTCGCTCACGGCGATCCGTCCGGCTGCCGTCTTCATCACCGGCGTGATGGAGCTGGAATCGAACCGCACCTTCCTCCGCAACATGGGCATTCCCATCGTCGAGAGCTGGGCGTTGGCACGCGATCCGATCGACATGCTGGTTGGATTCTCAAACGCCGATGGTGCGCGCATGGTGGCGGAGCACTTTGCCGCCAAGGGCTATCGCAAGGTCGCCTTCATTGGCCGCAGCGGCGGGCGTGGCATGCTTCGTCTCAACAGTTTCGCGGAAAGCTGCGAGCGGCTCGGCCTTAAGCTTTGTCGGTGCATCAGCCGCGACACGGTTTCCGGCATTCCCGAGGGGCGTCAGGCCATGCAGGACCTGATCGGCGAAGGCTCCGACGTCGACGCCGTCTTCTGCGCCAGCGATCTTCTCGCGATCGGTGCCCTGCTTGAGGCCCGTGGGAGAGGTCTGGACGTCCCTGGCGACATCGCCATTGCCGGTTTCGGTGATTCGACGCTGGCGGAAGAAATCATGCCCGGCCTGACGACCATCGCCGCGGATACACGGAAGCTCGGCGCGGTGGCCGGGCAGATGCTTCTCGACCGGCTGCAGGAGACGCAGCCGGAGGAAACGCGGGCGCGACATGCGATCCGGAACATCCCGCTGCGTCTGATCGAGCGCGGGTCGACGTAA
- a CDS encoding succinylglutamate desuccinylase/aspartoacylase family protein: MHTGILTDLDLDADGRSSTYLSIPYSIDRSPYFQVKIPIFRFKNGDGPRLLLMAGNHGDEYEGVFALGHVLHALDPDRIHGAVTILPMSNVLAVMAGRRRSPLDDGNLNRAFPGNPTGTPTERLAYYLEHQLFPQHDVVFDIHSGGTSMEHLTTALIERQPTPEMMAKARDLLEHLGQDYAFVAQNGYDSPTSMGAVARAGAIGVSGEFGGGATVTPKTMQNTKRAIDNLLLRLGITETPLISEVRAPVATTVLALESHEQAIYATRRGWFEPVVTLGQSVEASDVAGYYHDLERLDRDPEILRFRRGGIVISRRLHANCQAGDCLVQAAAEIEG; the protein is encoded by the coding sequence GTGCACACCGGTATTCTGACGGATCTCGACCTCGATGCCGACGGTCGCTCCTCGACCTATCTCAGCATTCCTTATTCCATCGACCGCTCGCCTTATTTTCAGGTCAAGATTCCCATCTTCCGCTTCAAGAACGGCGACGGCCCGCGGCTCCTATTGATGGCCGGAAATCATGGTGACGAATATGAAGGCGTTTTCGCCCTCGGCCATGTCCTGCACGCCCTCGATCCCGACCGCATCCACGGCGCCGTCACCATCCTGCCGATGAGCAACGTCCTCGCCGTCATGGCCGGGCGGCGCCGATCTCCCCTCGACGACGGCAATCTGAACCGCGCTTTCCCAGGCAACCCGACCGGCACGCCAACGGAACGTCTGGCGTACTATCTTGAACACCAGTTGTTTCCCCAGCATGACGTGGTTTTCGACATCCATTCCGGTGGCACGTCGATGGAGCATCTGACCACGGCGCTGATCGAACGGCAGCCGACGCCGGAAATGATGGCAAAGGCGCGCGATCTCTTGGAGCATCTTGGCCAGGACTACGCTTTTGTCGCGCAGAATGGCTACGATTCCCCAACCTCAATGGGTGCGGTCGCCCGCGCCGGCGCGATCGGTGTCAGCGGTGAATTCGGTGGCGGCGCCACCGTCACGCCAAAGACCATGCAGAACACCAAGCGCGCGATCGACAATCTGCTTCTGCGGCTTGGCATCACCGAGACCCCGCTGATCAGCGAGGTGAGGGCGCCGGTGGCGACGACCGTGCTGGCGCTGGAAAGTCACGAACAGGCGATTTACGCGACGCGCCGCGGCTGGTTCGAACCGGTCGTCACCCTCGGGCAATCCGTCGAAGCCAGTGATGTCGCCGGCTATTACCACGACCTGGAGCGCCTTGATCGCGACCCGGAAATCCTGCGGTTCCGCCGTGGCGGGATCGTCATCTCGCGACGCTTGCACGCCAATTGTCAGGCTGGCGATTGCCTTGTGCAGGCGGCCGCCGAAATCGAAGGCTAG
- a CDS encoding RidA family protein — protein sequence MTITRYESGPRMSQAVAANGFVHVAGQVADSRKASIEQQTEEVLAKILALVEGAGSDKSKIVAVNVFLPHIIDFDAMNSVYDKWIDPANPPARACVEARLADPDLRVEMTAVAAL from the coding sequence ATGACCATTACGCGTTACGAAAGCGGCCCGCGCATGAGCCAGGCCGTTGCGGCCAACGGCTTCGTCCATGTCGCCGGCCAGGTGGCCGACAGCCGCAAGGCTTCCATCGAGCAACAGACGGAGGAAGTCCTTGCAAAAATCCTGGCCCTCGTCGAGGGCGCCGGATCAGACAAGTCGAAGATCGTGGCGGTCAATGTGTTCCTGCCGCACATCATCGATTTCGACGCGATGAACAGCGTTTACGACAAATGGATCGACCCCGCCAATCCGCCTGCGCGCGCCTGCGTCGAGGCCCGCCTGGCAGATCCCGATCTGCGTGTGGAGATGACGGCGGTCGCGGCTCTCTGA
- a CDS encoding glycosyl hydrolase family 28-related protein — protein MGAAAIPEDRDVFRRFAAADSKAGQLLENSGNAHLGDDALPRSGWRARHGRIKMHNTRRYLGAILLVCTGFMSAARAADVIPFDTSSPGQIRTGAPTGRAQANVGQFVTLTDFGASTSGTQAQNTSAAQNAIEALSSQGGGTLYIPPGTYSICGLILRSKIHITGAGRNVTILDGSSCNSADAIVYGPSNAYSLFKTRASAGIFDWALKDITIKGNLSHSHVDCLGTYGYRFTVDQVELTECGRNGWHTEGGNATRGPMESYVNNLLVYTVNATGIFNNGPHDSNFDNVIIVDAGQGAHDTYAGMYLGRHTNVRAKGFHAWHRSTATNRVRNALHVEGWGSTFTSSNFEGSFGPPVLVGTGASMNQFACDNAYYNRFSPGPLILIRGPSNYICGSAMNNDPGTLPTSVGIQLGDHTRGENVSNNMISLQQESNNGGSIDFSNDGGGNMIRIVGYQSSGPKFLGRPHPSDDIDLIVTGVEGSNLHQHP, from the coding sequence ATGGGCGCCGCCGCCATTCCTGAAGACCGTGACGTCTTCCGCCGATTTGCGGCCGCTGACAGCAAAGCCGGTCAGCTCCTAGAAAACTCGGGGAACGCTCACCTCGGAGATGACGCCCTCCCCCGATCGGGATGGCGAGCTCGCCATGGACGGATCAAAATGCACAACACCCGCAGATATCTCGGTGCAATTCTTCTTGTTTGCACAGGCTTTATGTCCGCCGCGAGAGCCGCCGACGTCATTCCTTTCGACACGTCCTCACCCGGACAGATCAGAACGGGAGCGCCGACCGGCCGGGCACAGGCAAACGTCGGTCAGTTCGTGACGCTGACCGATTTCGGCGCATCGACCAGTGGCACCCAGGCGCAGAACACGTCCGCGGCGCAGAATGCGATCGAGGCCCTGTCGTCACAGGGCGGCGGCACACTTTACATACCGCCCGGCACCTATTCGATCTGCGGCCTGATCCTCAGATCGAAAATCCACATAACGGGCGCCGGCCGAAACGTCACAATATTGGACGGCAGCTCGTGCAATTCGGCCGACGCCATCGTTTACGGCCCGTCGAATGCTTATTCACTCTTCAAAACAAGGGCTTCAGCCGGGATCTTTGATTGGGCGTTGAAAGACATCACGATCAAAGGAAACCTGTCGCACAGCCATGTCGATTGCCTCGGCACCTACGGATATCGATTTACAGTTGATCAAGTCGAATTGACTGAGTGCGGACGCAATGGCTGGCACACAGAAGGAGGTAATGCCACGCGCGGCCCGATGGAATCTTACGTGAACAACCTTCTCGTCTATACCGTGAACGCTACCGGCATATTCAATAACGGCCCGCACGATTCCAACTTCGACAATGTCATCATCGTCGATGCCGGACAGGGCGCCCACGACACCTATGCCGGAATGTATCTCGGCAGACATACCAACGTCCGCGCCAAGGGATTTCACGCCTGGCACAGATCGACGGCAACAAACAGGGTCCGCAACGCGCTGCATGTCGAAGGATGGGGGTCGACGTTCACCTCATCCAATTTCGAAGGCAGTTTCGGACCGCCCGTCCTGGTGGGCACGGGCGCATCCATGAACCAGTTTGCTTGTGACAATGCCTATTACAACAGATTTTCACCCGGCCCTCTCATTCTGATCAGGGGCCCGTCGAACTACATATGCGGATCCGCGATGAACAACGATCCGGGAACGTTGCCCACCAGCGTCGGCATTCAGCTCGGCGACCATACGCGTGGGGAGAATGTCAGCAACAATATGATTTCTCTCCAGCAGGAGAGCAACAATGGCGGCTCCATCGACTTCTCGAATGACGGCGGCGGCAACATGATCAGAATCGTGGGATACCAATCGTCAGGCCCGAAATTTCTGGGAAGACCACACCCCTCGGACGACATCGACCTCATCGTCACCGGCGTCGAAGGATCGAACCTCCACCAACATCCCTGA
- a CDS encoding amino acid ABC transporter ATP-binding protein, producing MALVEIKNVRKSFGDLEVLKDVSLNIEEGEIVTIIGRSGSGKSTLLRCINALEAIQAGEIRVEGQSVSPKMKGLRELRQKVGIVFQAFNLFPHLTVERNITLAPIRTKKVDKAGARVLAEKVLTQVGLAEKIDAYPEQLSGGQQQRVAIARCLAMSPNLMLFDEVTSALDPELVGEVLKVMEDMARRGMTMILVTHEMGFARNVATKLVFMHQGKVWEEGPPAELFANPKTPELQSFIGSHRH from the coding sequence ATGGCACTGGTTGAAATCAAGAACGTCCGCAAATCCTTCGGAGATCTGGAGGTGCTGAAGGACGTCTCGCTCAATATCGAGGAAGGCGAGATCGTCACGATCATCGGGCGCAGTGGCTCGGGCAAGAGCACTCTCTTGCGTTGCATTAACGCGCTCGAAGCCATTCAGGCCGGCGAGATCCGGGTCGAGGGACAGAGCGTCTCTCCGAAGATGAAGGGCCTGCGCGAACTGCGCCAGAAAGTCGGCATCGTCTTTCAGGCCTTCAATCTGTTCCCGCACCTGACGGTAGAGCGCAACATCACGCTGGCGCCGATCCGCACGAAAAAGGTCGACAAGGCGGGCGCGCGCGTCCTTGCCGAGAAGGTGCTCACGCAAGTCGGGCTGGCGGAGAAGATCGACGCCTACCCCGAACAGCTTTCGGGCGGCCAGCAGCAGCGCGTGGCGATTGCGCGCTGTCTCGCGATGTCGCCCAATCTCATGCTCTTCGATGAGGTCACGTCGGCGCTCGATCCCGAACTCGTCGGGGAAGTTCTCAAGGTCATGGAGGACATGGCCAGGAGGGGCATGACGATGATCCTGGTCACCCACGAAATGGGCTTTGCCCGCAACGTGGCGACCAAGCTCGTCTTCATGCATCAGGGCAAGGTCTGGGAAGAAGGACCACCCGCGGAATTGTTCGCAAATCCCAAGACGCCGGAGCTCCAGAGCTTCATCGGCTCACACCGTCACTAG
- a CDS encoding transporter substrate-binding domain-containing protein, protein MFKLKAFAIAVGIAIASTIPAKADKLQDILSAGEIRVGVLLDVAPWGFKDENGDPAGLDVDVANLLADDLGVDLKLVQVTGPNRIPSLLADKVDVLVAALGATPERAQQVAFSQPYAAVQLGVYGPADMEKAETPDQLAGQSIAVAKGTTLDLWLSDNAPDANLIRFEDVPSVLSAYMAGQASSFAENSAIVAEAAKNNPDVEMDLKFLIRQSPAHIGIRHGEPDLLRWLDTFLFSNRMNGKLPELQEKWFNVKQDNLPHI, encoded by the coding sequence ATGTTCAAGCTGAAAGCGTTTGCGATCGCCGTCGGCATCGCGATTGCTTCAACCATCCCCGCCAAGGCCGACAAGCTTCAGGACATTCTGTCCGCCGGCGAAATCCGCGTCGGCGTGCTGCTCGATGTTGCGCCCTGGGGCTTCAAAGACGAAAACGGCGACCCCGCCGGGCTCGACGTCGATGTTGCCAATCTTCTGGCGGACGATCTCGGCGTTGACCTGAAGCTCGTTCAGGTGACCGGTCCCAACCGTATTCCGAGCCTGCTCGCCGACAAGGTCGACGTTCTCGTGGCAGCGCTCGGTGCCACGCCGGAACGCGCCCAGCAGGTTGCTTTCTCGCAGCCCTATGCCGCCGTCCAGCTTGGTGTCTACGGCCCGGCCGATATGGAAAAGGCCGAAACGCCCGACCAGCTCGCCGGCCAGAGCATCGCCGTTGCCAAGGGCACGACGCTCGATCTGTGGCTGAGCGATAATGCGCCGGACGCCAATCTCATCCGCTTCGAAGACGTTCCCTCGGTGCTTTCCGCCTATATGGCCGGTCAGGCGAGCTCGTTTGCCGAAAACAGCGCCATCGTTGCCGAAGCGGCCAAGAACAATCCGGACGTGGAGATGGACCTCAAGTTCCTCATCCGCCAGTCGCCGGCGCATATCGGCATCCGTCATGGCGAGCCGGACTTGCTGCGCTGGCTGGACACCTTCCTTTTCTCCAATCGTATGAACGGCAAGCTGCCGGAGCTGCAGGAGAAGTGGTTCAACGTGAAGCAGGATAACCTGCCTCACATCTGA
- a CDS encoding ABC transporter substrate-binding protein, which translates to MRRVVAATTALVLAAGPALAEPLQTLGEAEGEVDIVAWPGYIERGESDAAYDWVTAFEKETGCKVNLKTAGTSDEMVALMNEGGFDLVTASGDASLRLIAGGRVQEINTALIASWDSLDDRLKDAPWHTVEGKHYGVPYQWGPNVLAYNTDVFKDSPPDSWNVVFEEQDLPDGKTNKGRVQAFDGPIYIADAALYLMSTKPELGIKDPYELNEDQYKAALELLREQRKLVNRYWHDAFVQIDDFTNEGVAASSSWPFQVNLLKSENQPIESVIPKEGATGWADTTMMHSGAAHPTCAYKWLEHSIDKKVQGDVAAWFGANPSVPAACEDNELLGDKGCETNGFGKFDEIHFWRTPRAECESQESCVPYYRWVSDYIAVLGGR; encoded by the coding sequence ATCCGCCGGGTGGTGGCAGCAACCACCGCACTTGTTCTGGCCGCAGGTCCGGCCCTTGCCGAACCACTTCAAACGCTCGGTGAGGCAGAGGGCGAGGTCGATATCGTCGCCTGGCCGGGATACATCGAACGTGGCGAAAGCGATGCCGCCTATGACTGGGTGACCGCCTTCGAGAAGGAGACGGGCTGCAAGGTCAACCTGAAGACCGCCGGCACCTCCGATGAAATGGTGGCGCTGATGAACGAGGGCGGCTTCGACCTCGTCACCGCCTCGGGCGATGCCTCGCTTCGTTTGATCGCCGGCGGCCGCGTCCAGGAAATCAACACCGCACTCATTGCCTCCTGGGACAGCCTCGACGATCGGCTGAAGGATGCGCCCTGGCACACCGTCGAGGGCAAGCATTACGGCGTGCCCTATCAATGGGGCCCGAACGTGCTCGCCTACAACACCGATGTGTTCAAGGATTCACCGCCCGATTCCTGGAATGTTGTCTTCGAGGAGCAGGATCTGCCGGACGGCAAAACCAACAAAGGGCGCGTCCAGGCATTCGACGGGCCGATCTATATCGCCGATGCCGCGCTCTATCTGATGAGCACCAAACCCGAACTCGGCATCAAGGACCCGTATGAGCTCAACGAAGACCAGTACAAGGCGGCGCTCGAGCTTCTCCGCGAGCAGCGCAAGCTGGTGAACCGTTACTGGCACGACGCCTTCGTGCAGATCGACGATTTCACCAATGAAGGGGTGGCCGCGTCCAGTTCCTGGCCGTTCCAGGTCAACCTCCTGAAGTCGGAGAACCAGCCGATCGAGAGCGTCATTCCGAAAGAAGGGGCGACGGGCTGGGCCGACACCACGATGATGCATTCCGGAGCCGCACATCCGACCTGCGCCTATAAGTGGCTGGAGCATTCCATCGACAAGAAGGTGCAGGGCGACGTCGCCGCCTGGTTCGGCGCCAATCCGTCCGTTCCCGCGGCCTGCGAGGACAACGAGCTCCTCGGCGACAAAGGTTGCGAAACGAACGGTTTCGGCAAGTTCGACGAGATCCATTTCTGGCGGACGCCCAGGGCCGAGTGCGAGAGCCAGGAGAGCTGCGTCCCCTATTATCGCTGGGTCTCCGATTACATCGCCGTTCTCGGCGGCCGTTGA
- a CDS encoding alanine racemase — translation MDASAAASGGTSVGSGDGSLAAEMAHDFIVDDTLRGIPAGTDPFPGAEIAARAWSPTAGDLACPVLTLQESAYRSNRDAIFAYAREAGALLAPHAKTPMSTALARDLVAHGAWGLSAANLQQASVLLKAGVKRLLLANQIGGKVNGERLGRLLARYPEAEIVLFVDSPTALAAAARAGEVAGRPQSVMIEVGLARAGCRTAEAAQRLIDIACNTLKIALAGVAAYEGAVASEDEAATQKAIAALNHLAADVFASVRKAEPKRRLFLSAGGSQFFDLVVEKLTAVVDADGDADLMLRSGAIFFHDHGVYARAFQRMDARRGFVRDGEIVAASDVFKPAMRLWAEVLSRPEPSLAICGLGMRDVSFDQGFPIALAAWRGGEKGENLRGVAAIEKLNDQHGFLRIGEEVSLSVGDIVEFGISHPCTCFDRWRAFFVIDDAHRVTSVHQTFFG, via the coding sequence ATGGATGCATCGGCAGCCGCGTCTGGCGGCACGAGCGTTGGCAGTGGCGACGGATCGCTGGCCGCCGAGATGGCGCATGATTTTATCGTCGACGACACGCTTCGCGGCATTCCGGCGGGAACGGACCCCTTCCCGGGTGCGGAGATTGCCGCGCGTGCCTGGTCTCCGACGGCGGGCGATCTCGCCTGTCCCGTGCTCACGTTGCAGGAAAGTGCCTATCGCTCGAACAGGGACGCAATTTTCGCCTATGCCCGTGAGGCGGGCGCGCTTCTCGCCCCGCATGCCAAGACCCCGATGTCGACGGCGCTCGCACGCGATCTCGTCGCCCATGGCGCATGGGGGCTTTCCGCCGCCAATCTCCAGCAGGCGAGCGTGCTGCTCAAGGCGGGCGTAAAACGTCTGCTTCTCGCCAACCAGATCGGCGGTAAGGTGAATGGCGAACGTCTGGGACGTCTGCTTGCACGCTATCCGGAGGCGGAGATCGTGCTTTTTGTCGATTCGCCAACCGCATTGGCAGCGGCCGCGCGCGCAGGCGAGGTGGCCGGACGGCCACAGTCTGTGATGATCGAGGTAGGGCTCGCGCGTGCCGGATGCCGGACGGCGGAGGCAGCTCAGCGCCTCATCGATATCGCTTGCAACACGCTGAAAATCGCGCTTGCCGGTGTGGCCGCCTATGAAGGTGCTGTTGCAAGCGAGGACGAAGCTGCGACGCAGAAGGCTATCGCGGCCCTGAACCACCTGGCGGCCGATGTGTTTGCCAGCGTGCGCAAGGCCGAACCGAAACGCCGCCTCTTCCTGTCGGCCGGCGGCTCGCAGTTCTTCGACCTCGTCGTCGAGAAACTGACGGCGGTCGTCGACGCCGACGGCGATGCGGATCTGATGCTGCGGAGCGGCGCGATCTTCTTTCATGATCACGGCGTCTACGCGCGCGCTTTTCAGCGGATGGATGCCCGTCGCGGCTTTGTGCGCGACGGTGAAATCGTGGCGGCGTCCGACGTTTTCAAGCCGGCGATGCGGCTATGGGCCGAAGTGCTTTCGCGGCCTGAGCCGAGTCTCGCGATCTGCGGTCTCGGCATGCGCGATGTCTCTTTCGATCAGGGTTTCCCGATCGCGCTTGCCGCATGGCGGGGAGGGGAGAAGGGCGAGAACCTTCGAGGCGTTGCGGCGATCGAGAAGCTCAACGACCAGCACGGTTTTCTCCGCATCGGCGAAGAGGTTTCGCTGTCGGTAGGCGACATCGTCGAATTCGGCATTTCGCATCCTTGCACCTGCTTCGACCGCTGGCGTGCCTTCTTCGTGATCGACGACGCGCATCGAGTCACGTCGGTCCATCAAACCTTCTTCGGCTGA
- a CDS encoding amino acid ABC transporter permease has translation MRSLSTVDLIAFLHGFQWTLVLVALSFFFGGLLGLVLALLRTSPFLPLRLFAALILQIVQGVPLLALLMFFYFGMPVFLGVEVPSLAAVTVAFSIYSGVFLGEIWRGGIQAVKFTQWEAGASLGLSRYEQFRFIIAPQALKISLPATVGFLVQLIKGTSLAAVVGFVELTRAGQIAAAATFQQIFVYSIVAAVYFAICFPLTTWSRSLEARLNGTG, from the coding sequence ATGCGCAGCCTTTCGACTGTCGACCTCATCGCCTTTTTGCACGGCTTCCAGTGGACGCTGGTGCTGGTCGCGCTCTCCTTCTTCTTCGGCGGCCTGCTCGGTCTCGTTCTGGCGCTTCTGCGCACGAGTCCGTTCCTGCCGCTCCGCCTGTTTGCCGCGCTCATCCTGCAAATCGTGCAGGGTGTGCCGCTGCTGGCGCTCCTGATGTTCTTCTATTTCGGCATGCCGGTGTTCCTGGGCGTCGAGGTGCCGTCGCTGGCCGCGGTGACGGTTGCCTTCTCCATCTATTCCGGCGTCTTCCTGGGCGAAATCTGGCGGGGCGGCATCCAGGCGGTCAAATTCACCCAATGGGAGGCGGGGGCCTCGCTCGGGCTCAGCCGCTACGAGCAATTCCGCTTCATTATCGCGCCGCAGGCGCTGAAGATCTCGCTGCCGGCGACGGTCGGCTTCCTTGTCCAGCTCATCAAGGGCACGTCGCTTGCGGCCGTCGTCGGCTTCGTGGAGCTGACGCGGGCTGGCCAGATCGCCGCCGCCGCGACGTTCCAGCAGATCTTCGTCTACTCCATCGTTGCGGCGGTCTATTTCGCGATCTGCTTCCCGCTCACCACCTGGTCCCGTTCACTCGAGGCGCGTCTCAATGGCACTGGTTGA
- a CDS encoding amino acid ABC transporter permease codes for MQNLNFQQVLRYREEFIDGLLATLQMTGISAFFGLLIGVLGAVLLTRGPKPVRILLKSYIEIIRNTPPLIQLFIIFFIFPSIGVRLSPFPAACVALSIYFGAYAIEIIRSGLNSIPKSQIEAGECLGLTSFEVFRFVILPPALRNIYPSLTSQLVLLLLGTSVASQIAATELFHTATFVESRTFRSFEVYALISAIYVVVVVSSRVMFAAIGALAFRWPVRR; via the coding sequence ATGCAGAATCTCAATTTCCAGCAGGTCTTGCGATATCGCGAGGAATTCATCGACGGCCTGCTGGCAACATTGCAGATGACCGGCATTTCCGCCTTTTTTGGGCTTCTCATCGGTGTCTTGGGTGCGGTTCTCCTCACCCGCGGGCCGAAGCCGGTTCGCATCCTCCTGAAGAGCTACATCGAGATCATCCGCAATACGCCGCCGCTGATCCAGCTCTTCATCATCTTCTTCATCTTTCCGAGCATTGGGGTGCGCCTGTCGCCGTTCCCGGCCGCCTGCGTCGCGCTCAGCATCTATTTCGGCGCCTATGCCATCGAGATCATCCGCTCCGGCCTCAATTCGATCCCGAAGAGCCAGATTGAGGCGGGCGAATGCCTCGGCCTGACGTCCTTTGAGGTGTTCCGCTTCGTCATTCTTCCGCCGGCGTTGCGCAACATCTATCCCTCGCTCACCAGCCAGCTCGTCCTGCTGCTTCTCGGCACGTCGGTCGCCTCGCAGATCGCGGCGACGGAGCTCTTCCACACGGCGACCTTCGTGGAATCGCGCACCTTCCGCTCCTTTGAGGTCTATGCGCTGATTTCCGCGATCTACGTCGTCGTCGTCGTCTCAAGCCGGGTCATGTTCGCCGCCATCGGAGCGCTTGCCTTCCGCTGGCCCGTGCGCCGCTAG